In Pseudanabaena sp. BC1403, the following are encoded in one genomic region:
- the purN gene encoding phosphoribosylglycinamide formyltransferase produces MSVKVLAVLASGSGSNLEAIAKAIVNGELKAKIAVVIYNEPDAFARQRAEKFGIPAILVNHRDYKSRKALDLAIINILKQYNVDLVIMAGWMRIVTQVLIDAFPERILNIHPSLLPSFKGIHAIEQAFNYGVKVTGCTVHLLSLEVDSGKILKQAAVPVFPDDTLDDLQKRIQVQEHIIYPEAIAEYSDRFIK; encoded by the coding sequence GTGAGTGTAAAGGTGTTGGCTGTATTAGCTTCAGGAAGTGGCAGTAATTTGGAGGCGATCGCTAAAGCGATCGTAAATGGAGAACTGAAAGCTAAAATCGCAGTTGTCATCTATAACGAGCCTGATGCATTTGCCCGTCAACGCGCCGAAAAGTTTGGTATTCCTGCAATTTTAGTCAATCACCGAGACTATAAATCCCGTAAAGCTCTCGATCTTGCGATTATCAATATTCTCAAACAATACAATGTCGATCTTGTGATCATGGCAGGCTGGATGCGAATTGTCACCCAAGTTTTAATCGATGCTTTCCCAGAGCGAATTCTGAATATTCATCCCAGTTTATTACCAAGCTTCAAAGGTATTCATGCGATCGAGCAAGCCTTTAACTATGGGGTCAAGGTTACAGGCTGCACCGTACATTTACTCAGCCTCGAAGTCGATAGCGGTAAAATCCTCAAGCAAGCTGCCGTTCCTGTATTTCCTGACGATACTCTAGATGATCTCCAAAAGCGTATCCAAGTTCAAGAGCATATTATTTATCCAGAAGCGATCGCAGAATATAGCGATCGCTTCATTAAATAA